A single region of the Jaculus jaculus isolate mJacJac1 chromosome 15, mJacJac1.mat.Y.cur, whole genome shotgun sequence genome encodes:
- the Apc2 gene encoding adenomatous polyposis coli protein 2 isoform X2, with the protein MGLLGLLYSAFFGDQALQELKMTSSVASYEQLVRQVEALKAENSHLRQELRDNSSHLSKLETETSGMKEVLKHLQDKLEQEARVLVSSGQTEVLEQLKALQMDISSLYNLKFQPLALGPEPSTRTPEGSPVHGSGPSKESFGELSKATLRLLEELDRERCFLLSEIEKEEKEKLWYYSQLQGLSKRLDELPHVETFSMQMDLIRQQLEFEAQHIRSLMEERFGTSDEMVQRAQIRASRLEQIDKELLEAQDRVQQTEPQAVLATKPMAVEDPEAEVPTHPEDGTPQPGNSKVEVVFWLLSMLATRDQEDTARTLLAMSSSPESCVAMRRSGCLPLLLQILHGAEAGAHAGVPGAPGAKDARMRANAALHNIVFSQPDQGLARKEMRVLHVLEQIRAYCETGWDWLRAREGGNEGSAPVPIEPQICQATCAVMKLSFDEEYRRAMNELGGLQAVAELLQVDYEMHKMTRDPLNLALRRYAGMTLTNLTFGDVANKATLCARRGCMEAIVAQLASESEELHQVVSSILRNLSWRADINSKKVLREVGSMTALMECVLRASKESTLKSVLSALWNLSAHSTENKAAICQVDGALGFLVSTLTYRCQGNSLAVIESGGGILRNVSSLIATREDYRQVLRDHNCLQTLLQHLTSHSLTIVSNACGTLWNLSARSPRDQELLWDLGAVGMLRNLVHSKHKMIAMGSAAALRNLLAHRPAKYQAAATAVSPGTCVPSLYVRKQRALEAELDARHLTQTLGHLEKQGLPEAEAITRKPLPPLRNLDGLVQDYASDSGCFDDDDAPSLAAAATTAEPASPAVLSLFLGSPFLQGQALARTPPARQGGPEAEKEASGEAALAAKAKTKLALAVARIDRLVEDISALNTSSDDSFSLSSGDPGQEAPREGRAQSCSPCRGPESGRREGTGRAHPLLRLKAAHASLSNDSLNSGSTSDGYCPQQHMQPYPMASLAEHRKDPLRGQTRPSRLELDLPSTQAELPSRDTVATDARVRTIKLSPTYQHVPLLDGAAGVGLRPLAGPGASPGSRKQAWMPVDSLNKVPEKLEVSPLPVASRVLQKLVGQDGPMSLSRCSSLSSLSSTGHADPSEGGNLDSDSSLEGLEETGPQDTELDRAWRGSTTTSLPVAIPAPRQGHSRGLGVEDATPSSSSENCVQETPLVLSRCSSVSSLGSFESPSIASSIPSDPCSGLGSGTVSPSELPDSPGQTMPPSRSKTPPAMPLGQPETSQFSLQWESYVKRFLDIADCRERCQPPSELLDAGSVRFTVEKPDENFSCASSLSALALHELYVQQDVELRLRPPACPERAGGGGHRRRDDTGGRLDGPVPTSSRRRAATDKELDALRECLGAAMPARLRKVASALVPGRRALPVPVYMLVPAPAQDDDSGTDSEEGTPVNFSSAASLSDETLLGPPKDQPGRVRDRQRPTGRAAPVRQPSGHRPKTVGAGKSAEQTRGTSRTRAGLALPLGRPSSVPSDKEDSRQGRSRGDGALQPLCLTTPTEEAVYCFYDSDQELPTAAPPPRQASAIPRSLKRERPVGRKETLSKAMLPVPTPTRVQPRLIVDETPPCYSLTSSASSLSEHEASEQLVSRPRARELMATKVQSIGNGQESFPSPRAKEELRLRCSGSALPRHRSQAPGSKRRKPRATRTDVRPTEVPGKCCDEVAGSDPASDLDSVEWQAIQEGANSIVTWLHQAAAAASLEASSESESLLSLASGLSSGPTLQPTKPKKGRQPAAGAEAGGARRPGKQSATSAKDSVSSARSPRGPEKPRGTQRTALGEPAILRGRTVIHMPSSATRAQPKGVPAPRTTPRKDTGAPTQLGAASKATSPGQQRSRSLHRPGKISELAALSHPPRSATPPARLAKTPSSSSSQTSPASQSVARQSPLATLTAGPLPGPGASPGPRTPARALLAKQHKTQKSPVRIPFMQRPVRRGPPPLARAAPEPGPRGRAGPEGGSGTRSGRVGLVRAASAHSSGSESDRSGFRRQLTFIKESPGVLRRRRSELSSAESTASTSQSASPRRGRPALPAVFLCSSRCDELRASPRQSASPQRSPETRSGPGPRAPRRTSSESPSRLPVRMSSVQPETVKRYASLPHISMARRPDGAVPTPSVPADATRRNSDGEANPLPKVAAPGTTWRRIRDEDVPHILRSTLPATALPLRVSSPEDSPVGTPLRKTSDAVVQTEDVVTPKTNSSTSPSLESREPPQVPAGGPAAVLGSDVDGPCLTKPPTTTPFAHEGLGVAVGGFPSSRHGSPSRAARVSPFNYVPSPMAAATVTSDSMVEKGPVTASASLLE; encoded by the exons ATGGGGCTCCTGGGCCTGCTGTACTCTGCCTTCTTCGGGGACCAG GCGCTGCAGGAACTAAAGATGACCAGCTCCGTGGCATCCTACGAACAGCTGGTTCGACAGGTGGAGGCCTTGAAGGCCGAGAACAGTCACCTACGGCAAGAACTGCGGGACAACTCCAGCCACCTGTCCAAGCTGGAAACAGAGACCTCAGGCATGAAG GAAGTCCTGAAACACCTGCAGGACAAGCTGGAGCAGGAGGCCCGTGTGCTGGTGAGCTCGGGCCAGACCGAGGTGCTGGAGCAGCTGAAAG CTCTGCAGATGGACATCAGCAGTCTGTACAACCTCAAGTTCCAGCCACTGGCCCTGGGCCCAGAACCTTCCACCCGGACCCCAGAGGGAAGCCCTGTCCATGGCTCTGGGCCCTCCAAGGAGAGCTTTGGAGAACTGAGCAAGGCAACCCTCAGACTGCTGGAGGAACTGGACAGAGAGAG GTGTTTCCTGTTGAGCGAGAtcgagaaggaggagaaggagaagctgTGGTACTACTCGCAGCTGCAGGGCCTGTCCAAGCGCCTGGACGAGCTGCCCCACGTAGAGACG TTCTCCATGCAGATGGACCTTATCAGACAACAGTTGGAGTTCGAGGCTCAGCACATCCGCTCGCTGATGGAGGAGCGCTTCGGCACCTCGGACGAAATGGTGCAGCGCGCACAG ATTCGCGCTTCGCGCCTGGAGCAGATTGACAAGGAACTGCTGGAGGCGCAGGACCGGGTGCAGCAGACGGAGCCCCAG GCTGTGCTGGCCACGAAGCCCATGGCGGTGGAGGACCCAGAGGCCGAGGTTCCCACACACCCTGAGGATGGTACCCCTCAGCCCGGCAACAGCAAG GTGGAGGTGGTTTTCTGGCTGCTGTCTATGTTGGCGACTCGGGACCAGGAGGACACAGCGCGCACCCTGCTGGCCATGTCCAGCTCCCCTGAGAGCTGTGTGGCCATGCGCCGCTCGGGCTGCTTGCCCTTGCTGCTACAGATCCTGCATGGCGCTGAGGCTGGGGCACATGCAGGAGTTCCAGGGGCACCTGGGGCCAAGGATGCACGGATGCGGGCCAACGCGGCATTACACAACATCGTCTTCTCACAGCCAGACCAGGGACTGGCGCGCAAGGAGATGCGTGTGCTGCACGTGCTGGAGCAGATCCGCGCCTACTGCGAGACGGGCTGGGACTGGCTGCGAGCACGTGAGGGCGGGAATGAGGGCAGTG CCCCAGTCCCCATAGAGCCCCAGATTTGCCAGGCCACCTGCGCAGTGATGAAGCTGTCTTTTGACGAGGAGTACCGGCGTGCCATGAATGAGCTAG GTGGACTGCAGGCTGTGGCAGAGCTTCTGCAGGTGGATTATgaaatgcacaagatgacgcgGGACCCACTCAACCTTGCCCTGCGCCGCTATGCCGGCATGACCCTCACCAATCTCACCTTTGGGGATGTCGCCAACAAG GCCACACTGTGTGCCCGCCGGGGCTGCATGGAAGCCattgtagcccagctggcctcagAGAGTGAGGAGCTACACCAG GTGGTGTCCAGCATCCTACGTAATCTTTCGTGGAGGGCTGATATCAACAGTAAGAAAGTGCTGCGGGAAGTTGGCAGCATGACTGCACTGATGGAGTGTGTCCTGAGGGCCTCCAAG GAATCTACTCTGAAGAGTGTGCTCAGCGCCCTGTGGAATCTGTCAGCACACAGCACAGAAAACAAAGCGGCCATCTGCCAGGTGGACGGTGCCCTGGGCTTCCTGGTGAGCACACTGACCTACCGCTGCCAGGGTAATTCCCTCGCGGTCATAGAGAGCGGCGGCGGCATCCTGCGCAACGTGTCCAGCCTCATCGCCACACGTGAGGActacag gcaagtgcttcggGACCACAATTGCCTGCAGACCCTGCTGCAGCACCTGACCTCACACAGCCTGACCATCGTGAGCAACGCCTGCGGAACACTGTGGAACCTGTCGGCACGCAGCCCGCGAGATCAGGAGCTGCTGTGGGACCTAGGTGCCGTGGGCATGTTGCGGAATCTCGTGCACTCGAAGCACAAGATGATTGCTATGGGTAGTGCAGCTGCCTTGCGTAACTTGCTGGCCCACCGGCCCGCCAAGTACCAGGCAGCAGCCACAGCTGTGTCTCCGGGCACCTGTGTGCCTAGTTTATATGTGCGCAAGCAGCGGGCACTGGAGGCAGAGCTGGATGCCCGGCACCTGACACAGACACTGGGCCATCTGGAGAAGCAGGGCCTGCCCGAGGCTGAGGCTATTACCCGGAAGCCACTGCCACCCCTGCGCAACCTGGATGGACTGGTCCAGGACTATGCCTCTGACTCTGGCTGCTTCGACGACGATGATGCGCCATCCCTGGCTGCCGCTGCCACCACAGCAGAGCCAGCCAGCCCAGCTGTGCTGTCCCTGTTCCTTGGCAGCCCCTTCCTTCAGGGGCAGGCATTAGCACGCACTCCACCTGCCCGCCAGGGTGGACCAGAAGCTGAGAAGGAGGCCAGCGGGGAGGCTGCCTTGGCTGCCAAGGCAAAGACCAAGCTAGCGCTGGCCGTGGCGCGGATTGACCGTCTGGTGGAGGACATCTCGGCCCTGAACACCTCCTCTGATGACAGCTTCAGTCTTAGCTCTGGGGACCCCGGGCAGGAGGCTCCAAGAGAGGGTCGTGCCCAGTCCTGCTCACCTTGTCGGGGCCCTGAAAGTGGGCGTAGGGAGGGCACTGGCCGTGCACATCCACTCCTGCGGCTGAAGGCGGCTCACGCCAGTCTCTCCAATGACAGCCTGAATAGTGGCAGCACCAGCGATGGGTACTGCCCCCAGCAGCACATGCAGCCCTATCCGATGGCCTCGCTGGCCGAGCACCGTAAGGACCCTTTGCGTGGGCAGACACGGCCCAGCCGGCTGGAACTGGACTTGCCCAGCACTCAGGCTGAGCTGCCCTCCCGAGACACAGTGGCAACTGATGCTCGTGTCCGCACCATCAAGCTATCCCCCACCTACCAGCATGTGCCGTTGCTGGATGGGGCAGCTGGAGTTGGTCTCAGACCCCTGGCAGGACCTGGGGCCTCCCCGGGGTCCCGGAAACAGGCATGGATGCCTGTGGACAGCCTGAACAAGGTACCTGAGAAATTGGAGGTGTCCCCACTGCCTGTGGCCAGTAGGGTGCTACAGAAGCTGGTGGGCCAAGATGGGCCAATGTCTCTATCCCGCTGTAGCTCCCTGTCCTCCCTGTCTTCTACTGGACATGCCGACCCCAGTGAGGGTGGGAACCTCGACAGTGACTCTTCCCTGGAGGGTCTAGAGGAGACTGGCCCCCAGGACACCGAGTTAGACAGGGCATGGCGGGGATCCACGACTACCTCCCTGCCGGTGGCCATCCCTGCACCCCGCCAGGGTCACAGCCGGGGCCTTGGAGTGGAGGATGCCACACCATCCAGTTCTTCGGAGAACTGTGTCCAAGAAACGCCTCTGGTTCTGAGTCGCTGTAGCTCTGTGAGCTCTCTGGGCAGCTTTGAGAGTCCGTCTATTGCCAGTTCCATACCCAGTGACCCATGCAGCGGGCTGGGCAGTGGGACAGTGAGTCCCAGTGAGCTGCCTGACAGCCCTGGGCAGACGATGCCTCCTAGCCGTAGCAAGACACCACCTGCCATGCCACTGGGGCAGCCTGAGACCAGCCAGTTCAGCCTGCAATGGGAGAGCTATGTGAAGCGCTTCCTGGACATTGCGGACTGCCGTGAGCGCTGCCAGCCTCCCTCTGAGCTGCTAGACGCTGGCAGTGTGCGCTTCACGGTGGAGAAGCCAGATGAAAACTTCTCCTGCGCCTCCAGCCTGAGCGCGCTGGCCTTGCATGAGCTGTATGTGCAGCAGGATGTGGAGCTGAGGCTGCGGCCACCTGCGTGCCCAGAGCGTGCTGGGGGTGGTGGTCACCGCAGAAGAGATGATACTGGAGGCCGCCTCGATGGCCCAGTGCCCACCAGCTCCCGCAGACGAGCAGCCACCGACAAGGAGCTGGATGCATTGCGGGAGTGCCTGGGTGCTGCCATGCCAGCTCGGCTCCGCAAGGTGGCTTCGGCGCTGGTACCTGGCCGCCGTGCACTGCCAGTACCAGTGTACATGCTGGTGCCCGCCCCAGCCCAGGATGATGATTCTGGCACTGACTCGGAGGAAGGCACACCAGTCAACTTTTCTAGTGCTGCCTCGCTAAGTGATGAGACCCTGCTGGGACCTCCCAAGGACCAGCCTGGCAGAGTGAGGGACAGGCAAAGACCCACTGGCCGTGCAGCACCTGTCAGGCAACCCTCTGGGCACAGACCCAAGACAGTGGGCGCTGGCAAGAGTGCAGAACAGACTCGGGGAACCAGCAGGACCAGGGCAGGGTTAGCACTGCCCCTCGGTCGACCCTCAAGTGTGCCATCAGACAAGGAAGACTCACGCCAGGGCCGATCCCGTGGGGATGGGGCACTGCAGCCCCTTTGCCTCACAACACCCACTGAGGAGGCGGTGTACTGTTTCTATGACTCTGATCAGGAGCTTCCCACAGCAGCCCCACCACCACGGCAGGCATCTGCCATCCCGCGCTCTCTGAAGCGGGAGCGCCCAGTGGGCAGGAAGGAGACGCTGTCCAAGGCCATGCTGCCTGTGCCAACACCCACTCgtgtccagcccaggctgattgtGGATGAGACCCCACCATGCTATTCCTTGACTTCCTCGGCCAGCTCCCTCAGCGAGCATGAGGCCTCCGAGCAGCTGGTCAGCCGTCCTCGAGCCCGAGAGCTGATGGCCACCAAGGTCCAGAGTATAGGCAATGGACAGGAGAGTTTTCCCAGCCCCAGGGCCAAGGAGGAGCTGCGTCTGAGGTGCTCTGGCTCAGCCTTGCCCAGGCACCGATCACAGGCACCGGGTTCCAAGCGTCGCAAGCCCCGTGCCACCCGGACTGATGTGCGACCCACAGAGGTGCCTGGAAAATGCTGCGATGAGGTGGCCGGTTCAGATCCGGCCTCTGATCTAGACAGTGTTGAGTGGCAGGCCATCCAAGAGGGAGCCAACTCCATCGTCACGTGGCTACACCAGGCGGCGGCTGCAGCCAGCCTGGAAGCCTCCTCCGAGTCTGAGTCCCTCTTGTCCCTGGCGTCTGGGTTGTCATCAGGGCCCACCCTACAACCCACCAAACCCAAGAAGGGGCGACAACCTGCGGCAGGAGCTGAGGCAGGCGGTGCCAGGCGTCCAGGGAAGCAGAGTGCTACCTCAGCCAAGGACAGTGTGAGCAGTGCCCGCTCTCCCAGAGGCCCTGAGAAACCAAGAGGTACCCAGAGAACAGCGTTGGGGGAGCCAGCCATACTCCGGGGAAGGACAGTAATCCACATGCCCAGCTCTGCCACCCGGGCCCAGCCCAAAGGGGTCCCAGCCCCCCGTACCACACCAAGGAAGGACACTGGTGCCCCCACACAACTGGGGGCTGCCTCAAAAGCCACTAGCCCCGGGCAGCAACGTTCACGGAGCCTGCACCGGCCAGGGAAGATCTCTGAGCTGGCGGCCCTGAGCCATCCACCCAGGAGTGCCACACCACCAGCCCGCCTCGCCAAAACGCCATCCTCCAGTTCCTCCCAGACCTCACCGGCCTCCCAGTCAGTGGCAAGGCAGTCCCCTCTGGCTACGCTGACCGCAGGACCTCTGCCTGGCCCCGGGGCCTCACCAGGGCCCAGAACACCAGCTCGGGCCCTTTTAGCGAAACAGCATAAGACACAGAAGTCTCCTGTGCGAATTCCATTCATGCAGAGGCCAGTCAGGCGAGGGCCACCACCACTGGCCAGGGCAGCCCCAGAGCCGGGACCCAGAGGCCGAGCAGGGCCTGAAGGAGGTTCGGGGACACGTAGCGGCCGGGTGGGCCTGGTCCGTGCAGCTTCTGCCCACTCCAGTGGAAGTGAGTCTGACCGCTCTGGTTTCCGCCGGCAGCTGACCTTCATCAAGGAGTCTCCAGGTGTTCTGCGTCGCCGACGCTCAGAGCTGTCCTCTGCAGAGTCcacagcctccacctcccagagtGCATCACCCCGCCGTGGCAGGCCAGCACTCCCCGCAGTCTTCCTGTGCTCCTCTCGCTGTGATGAGCTCCGGGCATCCCCAAGGCAGTCCGCGTCTCCCCAGCGGTCACCCGAAACCAGGTCAGGTCCAGGTCCACGTGCACCCCGGCGCACCAGCTCTGAGAGTCCATCACGCCTGCCTGTGCGCATGTCCTCCGTGCAGCCCGAGACAGTCAAGCGCTATGCATCACTGCCACACATTAGCATGGCACGCAGGCCGGATGGCGCGGTCCCCACGCCCTCTGTCCCTGCAGATGCCACCCGCCGAAACAGCGATGGTGAGGCCAACCCGCTGCCGAAAGTGGCTGCGCCAGGGACCACATGGCGTCGTATCCGAGACGAAGATGTCCCCCACATCCTACGCAGCACACTTCCCGCCACTGCTCTGCCACTCAGGGTCTCATCTCCTGAGGACAGTCCGGTTGGGACCCCACTACGCAAGACTAGTGACGCCGTGGTGCAGACGGAGGATGTGGTCACCCCTAAAACCAACTCCAGCACGTCACCTAGCCTGGAGAGCAGGGAGCCTCCTCAAGTTCCAGCTGGTGGACCAGCCGCAGTGCTGGGCAGTGATGTGGATGGACCCTGTCTCACCAAGCCACCTACCACGACACCCTTTGCCCACGAGGGCCTGGGCGTGGCTGTGGGAGGCTTCCCTTCCAGCAGGCATGGCTCCCCCAGCCGAGCTGCACGGGTTTCTCCATTCAACTATGTACCCAGCCCTATGGCTGCGGCCACCGTGACCAGCGACTCCATGGTGGAGAAAGGCCCTGTCACTGCCTCAGCAAGCCTCCTGGAATAG